In Gammaproteobacteria bacterium, a single window of DNA contains:
- a CDS encoding alpha/beta fold hydrolase, with translation MIQLDRWLENLQQNQFNGTNNVRINYAMMLQPQPSPAVIVSNGRIESYLKYSELATELYQLGYSVYLYDHRGQGLSQRLAQDAQLGHLDDFNHYIADLDMLINQVVLPARHTRHILLGHSMGAAIAARYVQTCDHSIEQLILASPMFGIELPMPIAAVRFVTQLAKFYAAKISDQPSYVLGGQPYSVRPFAGNNLTQCPLRYQDFRTVYDRFPQIQLGAPSNLWLTEAITAADLCVEQAAKITIATLLLQAGDDTIVKNSDQDTFAAHMQPDLITLVTIKAARHELFFELDCYRQSVMAELTKFIR, from the coding sequence GTGATTCAACTTGATCGCTGGCTAGAAAACTTACAACAAAATCAATTCAATGGCACGAACAATGTCAGAATTAATTATGCAATGATGCTGCAGCCGCAACCATCACCGGCGGTAATTGTGTCTAATGGCCGGATTGAAAGCTATTTAAAATATAGTGAGCTAGCGACCGAGCTTTATCAATTGGGCTATAGCGTGTATCTGTATGATCATCGAGGGCAAGGGTTGTCACAACGCTTGGCACAAGATGCTCAGCTGGGGCACCTCGATGACTTTAATCACTATATTGCCGATTTGGATATGCTAATTAACCAAGTTGTCTTGCCTGCGCGGCATACTCGCCATATTTTATTAGGTCATTCGATGGGCGCTGCTATTGCTGCACGTTATGTGCAAACCTGCGATCATTCAATCGAACAGTTAATCTTAGCCAGTCCGATGTTTGGCATTGAACTGCCGATGCCGATTGCCGCAGTACGGTTTGTGACCCAGTTAGCTAAGTTCTATGCGGCTAAAATAAGTGACCAACCAAGTTATGTGTTAGGAGGCCAGCCTTATAGTGTTCGGCCATTCGCTGGTAATAACCTAACGCAGTGTCCGCTGCGTTATCAAGATTTTCGCACCGTTTATGACAGGTTCCCGCAAATTCAGCTCGGCGCGCCTTCTAATTTGTGGTTAACCGAAGCGATAACAGCGGCGGACTTGTGTGTCGAGCAAGCGGCTAAAATCACCATTGCGACCTTATTGTTGCAAGCTGGTGACGACACTATTGTAAAAAATAGCGATCAAGATACTTTTGCAGCTCACATGCAGCCAGATTTAATTACATTGGTGACCATCAAGGCGGCCCGCCATGAATTGTTTTTTGAACTTGACTGTTATCGTCAGTCAGTGATGGCCGAGTTAACCAAATTTATTCGATAA